TCAGATAAGTGAGACAGAGTATGAGTTGGTTTACTCGGCAACGATCGAGGATGGCTGGCACTTATACTCGACTGATATCCCCGATGGTGGACCGGTGAGAACATCTTTTAGTTATGATAATAAAAGTGACTTTAAGATATTGGGAAGTATCCAACAGGTACCTGAACCTGAGAAACATTTTGATCCGACATTTCAAATGGATCTTTCTTGGTTTAGTCATGAAGCTACTTTCGTGCAGAGAGTAGAAGTTCCTGTGGGTAAGATGGTGGATATAAAGGGACATGTGGAATTTATGGTTTGTAACGATGAAACTTGTCTTCCTCCTACTGAAATAGAGTACTCTTTTGTTATTAACGAAGGCCAGAAACAAGATGATGTGGACGACATCTTGAGTTTGCCAGAGGATAATGACCAGAGCTCAGCAGTGTCAACACCTACTGTCTCATCTTCGGAGAATAGAGACTATTTAAATATATTTATAATTGCTTTCCTTAGTGGATTGGCAGCATTGTTAACACCATGTGTGTTCCCAATGATTCCGATGACCGTGAGTTTCTTTACGAATCCGAATGATTCGAGAGCGAAAGGAATTAGAAATGCTGTTCTTTATGGTTTGTCGATAATTGTTATTTACGTTTTGCTCGGAACTGTGGTTACAGCAGTCTTTGGTGCCGAAAGTTTAAATAACCTCTCGACCAATCCATGGTTTAACTTATTCTTTGCGATTCTGCTTTTTGCGTTCTCATTCTCGTTTATGGGTGCTTTTGAAATCGTATTACCTCATAAGTGGGTTAATGCAATTGATAGACAAGCTGATAAAGGAGGTTTGTTTGGGATATTCTTTATGGCTTTTGCATTGGCATTAGTTTCATTCTCATGTACAGGCCCTATTGTTGGTAGTTTGATTGTAGAGGCAGCACGAAATGGAGGTTTGGCTCCAATTATTGGAATGTTTGGATTCTCTTTGGCTCTGGCTCTTCCATTTGCATTTTTTGCAGGGGCACCTACTTTGATGAATGCTTTACCAAAGTCTGGAAGTTGGTTGAATTCTGTAAAGGTTGTCTTAGGATTTCTTGAGTTTGCGTTTGCATTTAAGTTTCTTTCGATTTCGGATATGGTACTTGATTTGCACCTTTTAGAACGTGAAATATATTTGTCTATTTGGATTGCGATTTTCTTTGCAATGGCGATGTACCTTTGGGGTAAAATTGTTCTCCCACATGATTCACCATCTACATTCTTGCCTGTTCCAAGGTTTATCTTAGGAACTATGGTTTTAAGTTTTGTAATCTATATGGTGCCAGGTTTATGGGGAGCGCCAGTGAAGATTATTAGTGGTTTCCCGCCTCCAGTGAATTATGCTGAGGCCCCTCAAGGTTTTGGTGCTTCTTCAGTATATGTTGGTTCTGGTGAAGGTGGAACTGTCGAGCTTAATAGAGATCAGCACTTAGGACCTCATGGTATTCCAGTATTCTATGACTTTGAGAAAGCTCTTGAGTATTCTAAACAAGTACATAAGCCTTTGTTGGTTGATTTCACTGGAAAAGGTTGTACCAACTGTCGTAAGATGGAGGACAATGTGTGGGTTGATCCAGCAGTTAAGAAGAAACTATCTAATGATGTAGTGATTGCATCTTTATATATTGATTTAAGAAAAGATTTGCCAAAATGGGAACAGTATACATCGAAAACTACAGGAAGACGTGTTAAGACTGTTGGGAATAAATGGACAGATTTCCAAATTGAACGTTTCGGTAGAAATACACAACCTTTTTATGTAATTCTTGGGCCTGATCAGATTCAACTAGGTGATGGAATGGGATATAATCCAAATCCAGAAATATTTATTGAATTCCTAGATAAAGGAGTCGATATGTTTAATGAGAATTATGAAAGAAAACTTTAATAGTTTCTTTTCAAGATATTAGAAATAAGGTGCTATAGCGATATGGCACCTTATTCTGTTTATATGAATGTAGAAATAAAAAAAGGTGTCGCTTAGACACCTTTAAATTTTTAAGGAATTAGATTTTATTTTTTCTTCTTATTCAGTTTTTGTTTTTTTCTTTTATTATGAAGCTGTTTGAGATTATTTTCTACTCGATCATGCTCCTTAATTAGCGATTGCCAAGTTTGAGATGTGTCGTCAGAGTAGTCGATTGTTTCATTATAATCGTCAATATTGATTTTGATCTCTTTAATTTCATCGCCAGTATAATCTTCAATTGCTTTAAGAAGTTCGTTCTCTTCATTGCTTACAAAAGATACTGCCTTTCCTTTACTTCTACCACGTCCTGTACGACCTACACGGTGTACATAACTGTCTGCTTGTTCTGGAATATCATAGTTGACGACAAATTCAACATTTGGAATATCGATACCTCTTGCACTAATATCTGTAGCAATTAGAATATTTGATTCCCCACTTTTGAACTTTTCAAGTGTCGTTATTCGTTCATTTTGGTCTTTATCTCCGTGAAGTGTTAGGCACTCAATATTGACTCTTTGCATTGCTTTTTGTACTCTTTCTGCACGTACTTTGGTTCTTACAAAGATCAGAATTTTATTGTCATTGTTTTCTTTGATGAATCGCTCCAAAAAGAATCTTTTATCATCCTTCTGTACTTTTACAATAGAGTGGTTCACATTTCTTGCTACCGGATTCTTCGGAGATATTTGAATTCTTATTGGATTTACAACAAGAGAGTACGCTAATCTTTTGATTTTCTCGTCTATTGTGGCAGAGAAGAAAAGGGTTTGTCTTCTTTTAGGGATATGTTTTTGAAGTGATTTGATGTCATGGTAGAATCCTTTGTCTAGCATTTGATCTGCTTCATCTAATATTAATATCTCTAGTTGATTTAGTTTTAAATGTCCTTGACTTATCAGGTCAAACATTCTACCTGGAGTTGCGACTACAATGTCTACTCCTTTTGTTAGAGTATTAATTTGACTGTCCTGTTCAACTCCCCCAAATATAGATCTGGCTACTACTTTTGTTTTTTTGCCTATATCATTAAAAACATCTGTAATCTGGATGCACAACTCTCTGGTAGGAACCATTACCAAACAACGTATACCTGTAGCTCTTTTCTTTGACTTTAAAAGTTGGATCTTGTGAATCACAGGAATTGCAAATGCAGCAGTTTTACCTGTTCCTGTTTGAGCAATCGCAAGGACATCTTCCCCTTTTAGGATGTGTGGAATTGACTTAAATTGGATATCCGTAGGTTTATTAAGACCTTTTTTTGAAAGATTCTCTTTAATCTGAGGAATCAGACTGTATTGATCAAATCTCATATATATTTATTGATTATAATGTCTTGTAACAGTGGATTTTTTGAACCATTTTGCGCAAAGGTAATCAATCTTTATCTATATTGATCTTTAATTTAAAATATTGATTTTAATCATCAATTTATAACAAACCTGTGATGATTTGTTGTAATAGGTTATTTGTCATTGAATAGCTCTCAATTTTATGTATTTTAGTAGATGGATTTTAGATTCTATTCTCAATTCATAATTTGGACATTTATACTTAATTAAATTATCAGTTCATGAAGAATATTTTAGCAATTGCATTATTGGCACTTAGCTTATTGTCTGTTGATGGGGCTATGGCAGGACAGCGTAAGAAAAAAGACAAAGTAAAGGGGTATGTGTTCACTCCTGTAAAAGAGCTACAAGCTACTTCTGTAAAAGATCAAAACCGCTCAGGTACTTGTTGGGCATTTTCAGGTGAATCGTTTTTAGAGTCAGAGATGATTCGTATGGGAAAAGATCCAGTGAATCTTTCTGAGATGTTTGTGGTTTATCATACATATGCTGATAAAGCACGTAAGTATGTTAGAATGCATGGATACCTTAATTTTGGTCCTGGTGGAGCTTT
The Prolixibacteraceae bacterium DNA segment above includes these coding regions:
- a CDS encoding thioredoxin family protein, which translates into the protein MRKIGLIVSLFILSILPSFAQILEPVKWEFSKNQISETEYELVYSATIEDGWHLYSTDIPDGGPVRTSFSYDNKSDFKILGSIQQVPEPEKHFDPTFQMDLSWFSHEATFVQRVEVPVGKMVDIKGHVEFMVCNDETCLPPTEIEYSFVINEGQKQDDVDDILSLPEDNDQSSAVSTPTVSSSENRDYLNIFIIAFLSGLAALLTPCVFPMIPMTVSFFTNPNDSRAKGIRNAVLYGLSIIVIYVLLGTVVTAVFGAESLNNLSTNPWFNLFFAILLFAFSFSFMGAFEIVLPHKWVNAIDRQADKGGLFGIFFMAFALALVSFSCTGPIVGSLIVEAARNGGLAPIIGMFGFSLALALPFAFFAGAPTLMNALPKSGSWLNSVKVVLGFLEFAFAFKFLSISDMVLDLHLLEREIYLSIWIAIFFAMAMYLWGKIVLPHDSPSTFLPVPRFILGTMVLSFVIYMVPGLWGAPVKIISGFPPPVNYAEAPQGFGASSVYVGSGEGGTVELNRDQHLGPHGIPVFYDFEKALEYSKQVHKPLLVDFTGKGCTNCRKMEDNVWVDPAVKKKLSNDVVIASLYIDLRKDLPKWEQYTSKTTGRRVKTVGNKWTDFQIERFGRNTQPFYVILGPDQIQLGDGMGYNPNPEIFIEFLDKGVDMFNENYERKL
- a CDS encoding DEAD/DEAH box helicase, with product MRFDQYSLIPQIKENLSKKGLNKPTDIQFKSIPHILKGEDVLAIAQTGTGKTAAFAIPVIHKIQLLKSKKRATGIRCLVMVPTRELCIQITDVFNDIGKKTKVVARSIFGGVEQDSQINTLTKGVDIVVATPGRMFDLISQGHLKLNQLEILILDEADQMLDKGFYHDIKSLQKHIPKRRQTLFFSATIDEKIKRLAYSLVVNPIRIQISPKNPVARNVNHSIVKVQKDDKRFFLERFIKENNDNKILIFVRTKVRAERVQKAMQRVNIECLTLHGDKDQNERITTLEKFKSGESNILIATDISARGIDIPNVEFVVNYDIPEQADSYVHRVGRTGRGRSKGKAVSFVSNEENELLKAIEDYTGDEIKEIKINIDDYNETIDYSDDTSQTWQSLIKEHDRVENNLKQLHNKRKKQKLNKKKK